The nucleotide sequence AGAATATATATACATAGCTATATCTCTATCGGTTATTATAGCTTGCAGAAAGTTTTTTCGGGAAATCATAACGCACATACCATCATCAATAAATTTTGCATTTTCTACATAAGTATTAGAGCCAAATAAATCTATCAACCCCACAAGGTCGCCAGGACCATACAAACCTGTTATTAACTCTTTGCCTTGCTCATTTATCATATAAGTTTTAACCATTCCTTTTTTAAGCCAATAAAAAGCATTAGGAATACCGCCTGTATGGTACAAACTTTCTTTAGCACTAAAAATTTGTATATCTTCTTGATTATACAAACTTTTCATTTTTATTTTGGCATTATTATAATTGAAAAGGGTGTCAATATTACCAATATTTTCTTGCATTTTTTTAGGATTGAAAAACTTAAATTTTCTCAATCTCGTTTCTATAGACTCTAAAAGTTGCACATCTTTAAAAGGTATAGACAAATAATCATCGGCTCCCAAGTTCATTGCTGTCCTAAAATTTTCATTACAACTTTTAGGACTCATAAAAATTACGGGTATTTTCCTTAAATTTTCATCTTTACTAATTATTTTTAGCACACCATAACCGTCTAATTCGGGTAAAATTTCGCTACATAGTATAATATTAGGTTCTTCTTTTATGGCAAGTTCTATACCCACTTTACCATTCATAGCCCTATAAACATTGTATCCTGCCAGAATTAAAATCTCACTTAAATTCTTTAAAACAGACTCTTCGTTTTCAATTATTAAAACTTTATTTAACATAGAGCACTAAATTATTGATTCTCACGAAATAAAAAAAATGCTTTGAAAAGCCATAGATTCTTCTTTTTGTCATATCATTGTCAAAATTTTGACAAATATCATATTAATTAATGATTTTCATCATTAGGATATGAATAAGTTAGTTGGTAAATTTGCACTGTTAAAAAATATTAAAAATGGATAAAGAACAATTAAAAAAACAAGACGATGA is from Chitinophagales bacterium and encodes:
- a CDS encoding response regulator, giving the protein MLNKVLIIENEESVLKNLSEILILAGYNVYRAMNGKVGIELAIKEEPNIILCSEILPELDGYGVLKIISKDENLRKIPVIFMSPKSCNENFRTAMNLGADDYLSIPFKDVQLLESIETRLRKFKFFNPKKMQENIGNIDTLFNYNNAKIKMKSLYNQEDIQIFSAKESLYHTGGIPNAFYWLKKGMVKTYMINEQGKELITGLYGPGDLVGLIDLFGSNTYVENAKFIDDGMCVMISRKNFLQAIITDRDIAMYIYSKLNFSVNIRKERLLYMAYNSVRKRTADCLIWLCHVYNKENKYPFHINFSREDLASLVGTAKESVIRMLSNFKEEGIIETHSSELVILDRGKLDRVIG